From a single Fusobacterium ulcerans ATCC 49185 genomic region:
- a CDS encoding trans-sulfuration enzyme family protein codes for MSIQKSDATKYIHTGNGEFCYKMNKSLTVPETFPIYLSSAYIFNAIEPIDKICEDVSEDGIPTYGYFRLGNPNADAVSEILAAGDGAEKGLVFASGMAAITTSILAVVKPGDHIIASPIIYGETYAFFKHELRRWGVETTFVDFSTQDVADYIRPNTTLIYGETIANPMMSVPNMEYLTNIAHANNALLFIDNTFATSIIAKPIKYGVDLVLYSATKYLGGHDDLVGGAVVGSKELIKKISYYLGLYGSNLGATESWLLARSLRTLPLRVKKMSDNALILAKFFETHPKVEKVYYPGLESSLNKAAADNQFEGNGYGGMLSVNFNGGMAEINKLIKNLKIVRFVPTLAGVGTTLTYPPRASHRDLNKEELTAIGITMGQIRISVGLEEIEDILKDFEQALAKF; via the coding sequence ATGTCTATTCAAAAAAGTGATGCAACAAAATATATTCATACTGGTAATGGTGAATTTTGTTATAAAATGAATAAGAGTCTTACAGTTCCTGAAACATTTCCTATTTATTTGTCATCTGCTTATATTTTTAATGCTATTGAGCCAATAGATAAAATTTGTGAAGATGTTTCCGAAGATGGTATCCCTACTTATGGATATTTCAGGTTAGGAAATCCAAATGCTGATGCAGTTTCAGAAATTTTAGCAGCTGGAGATGGAGCAGAAAAAGGGCTTGTGTTTGCGTCTGGAATGGCTGCAATTACTACTTCTATTTTGGCTGTAGTAAAACCTGGAGATCATATTATAGCTTCTCCTATAATATATGGAGAAACATATGCTTTTTTTAAGCATGAATTAAGACGTTGGGGAGTTGAAACAACATTTGTGGATTTTAGCACTCAAGATGTTGCAGACTATATTCGCCCAAATACAACATTGATTTATGGAGAAACAATAGCTAATCCAATGATGTCTGTACCAAATATGGAGTACCTTACAAATATTGCTCATGCTAATAATGCTCTGCTTTTTATTGATAATACTTTTGCTACATCAATTATTGCAAAACCTATAAAATATGGAGTTGACTTAGTTCTCTATAGTGCAACAAAATATCTTGGAGGACATGACGATCTTGTTGGTGGAGCAGTTGTTGGTTCAAAAGAACTTATAAAAAAAATTAGTTATTATCTTGGTCTTTACGGATCAAATTTGGGAGCCACAGAGTCATGGCTTTTAGCACGTAGTCTTCGTACTCTTCCTTTAAGAGTTAAAAAAATGTCTGATAATGCTCTTATACTTGCTAAATTTTTTGAAACTCATCCAAAAGTTGAAAAAGTATATTATCCTGGTCTTGAGTCATCTCTAAATAAGGCAGCTGCAGATAACCAATTTGAAGGAAATGGTTATGGTGGAATGCTTAGTGTAAATTTTAATGGAGGAATGGCTGAAATAAATAAATTAATTAAAAATTTAAAAATTGTTCGTTTTGTTCCTACACTAGCTGGAGTTGGAACAACATTGACATATCCACCTAGAGCTTCACATCGTGATCTTAATAAAGAAGAGCTTACTGCTATTGGAATAACAATGGGACAAATAAGAATTTCAGTTGGTTTGGAAGAAATAGAAGATATTTTAAAAGATTTTGAACAAGCTTTAGCTAAATTTTAA
- the brnQ gene encoding branched-chain amino acid transport system II carrier protein: MENKKINKINKIEVLIIGLALFATYFGAGNLIFPSMLGLESGNRWSTGVIAMILSGVVLPVLTIVIIGIKGSVQRITDHVNKKFYTIYVGIIMLFCCCVSIPRTAAVGIEMGLQGIWGKAPYILMVITYFAIAYFFSKDEGSVIDKIGKILTPVMTIILIILTIKGLIAPLGIPTEQSISNPFLHSFIGAYGTGDVLVSFLMANTFLSTIINKGYVGSQVKKITLSAGIIAAILLGIVYGGLFYMGSCVSSKYLPSEISNADLLLTIIRSSGGQIAIYGLCISVILACLTTAIGQITAVANFFETETHGKVSYKILVPIVCIFVAFVASFGLDTIVLLTTPLFSLIYPIALVLMLLGIFSKFIPNDGGYKGGIYFTIIYVFLNFPSQYGIHINLIESIIKNIPLHNIGFGWLVPALVGAIIGIIVYNKKQ, translated from the coding sequence ATGGAAAATAAAAAAATTAATAAAATTAATAAAATAGAAGTTCTTATTATTGGGCTTGCACTTTTTGCTACATATTTTGGAGCAGGAAATTTAATATTTCCATCAATGCTTGGATTAGAAAGCGGAAATCGGTGGAGCACAGGTGTCATTGCAATGATTTTATCTGGGGTGGTTTTACCTGTTCTGACAATTGTTATTATAGGTATTAAAGGTTCTGTGCAGAGAATTACTGATCATGTTAATAAAAAATTTTATACCATATATGTAGGTATAATAATGCTGTTCTGCTGTTGTGTTTCAATACCTAGAACAGCAGCAGTTGGTATTGAAATGGGTCTTCAAGGAATATGGGGTAAAGCACCATATATTTTGATGGTAATTACTTATTTTGCAATTGCTTACTTTTTTTCTAAAGATGAAGGTTCTGTAATTGATAAAATAGGAAAAATTTTAACTCCTGTAATGACTATTATTTTGATTATTCTTACTATTAAAGGATTGATTGCACCTTTGGGAATTCCTACTGAACAATCTATCAGTAATCCTTTTTTACATAGTTTTATTGGCGCATATGGTACAGGAGATGTACTTGTTTCATTTCTTATGGCAAATACATTTTTAAGTACAATTATTAATAAAGGGTATGTAGGAAGTCAAGTGAAAAAAATAACTTTATCAGCAGGTATTATTGCAGCAATTCTTCTTGGAATTGTTTATGGTGGACTTTTTTATATGGGTTCTTGTGTAAGTAGTAAGTATCTTCCAAGTGAAATAAGCAATGCAGACCTTCTTTTAACTATTATTAGATCTAGTGGAGGACAAATAGCAATTTATGGTTTGTGTATTTCTGTTATTCTTGCTTGTCTTACTACAGCGATTGGGCAGATTACTGCTGTTGCTAATTTTTTTGAAACAGAAACTCATGGAAAAGTTTCATATAAAATACTTGTTCCTATAGTTTGTATTTTTGTAGCTTTTGTAGCAAGCTTTGGACTTGATACTATTGTATTACTTACAACACCTTTATTTTCATTAATATATCCAATAGCTCTTGTATTAATGTTGTTAGGTATTTTTTCTAAATTTATTCCAAATGATGGTGGGTATAAAGGGGGAATATATTTTACAATTATTTATGTATTTTTAAATTTTCCATCACAGTATGGTATACATATTAATTTAATTGAAAGTATAATCAAAAATATTCCACTTCATAATATTGGTTTTGGTTGGTTAGTACCTGCTTTAGTTGGAGCAATAATTGGTATTATTGTTTATAATAAGAAACAGTAA
- a CDS encoding LysR family transcriptional regulator: protein MTLSQMRYVLTVAKTGSFRSAASLLFVTEANISKQIRALENELGICIFERLSNRSILTGDGQKIIPYFNELLENAAFIEENFSSKYKVDLKFSISSQHYTFVAIAFSKLVNKFTKDKYHFSLYYEQTIDILRSVQSNRSELGVIIVNCEKIHNFERLFKSYGLKFYSLFQKKVHVFLSEKHPLAKKKTLMIKDLEPYPCIVYAQDEETPNSMMEEIMYFKKLPSKVLFINDLNISFELISNSLAYDIGTGLLTDNMLGVVNSVVLEDGPDIQIGYLIKEGKELSPLGKEYIELLEITIEQMRKNSEL from the coding sequence ATGACTTTGTCACAAATGCGTTATGTATTAACAGTTGCTAAAACTGGATCATTTAGAAGTGCTGCCAGTTTACTTTTTGTAACTGAAGCTAACATCAGCAAACAAATAAGAGCACTGGAAAATGAGCTTGGTATTTGTATTTTTGAAAGATTAAGTAATCGTTCCATACTTACAGGAGATGGGCAGAAAATTATTCCTTACTTCAATGAATTACTCGAAAATGCAGCATTTATAGAAGAAAATTTTTCTTCTAAATATAAAGTCGATTTAAAATTTTCGATAAGTTCTCAACATTATACATTTGTGGCAATAGCATTTAGCAAATTAGTAAATAAATTTACCAAAGATAAATATCATTTTAGCCTTTATTATGAACAAACAATAGATATTTTGAGATCAGTACAAAGCAATAGAAGTGAGTTAGGTGTAATTATAGTAAATTGTGAAAAAATACATAATTTTGAACGACTTTTTAAAAGTTATGGATTAAAATTTTATTCATTATTTCAAAAAAAGGTACATGTTTTTTTATCAGAAAAACATCCTTTAGCCAAGAAAAAAACATTAATGATTAAAGATTTAGAACCATATCCTTGTATTGTTTATGCCCAAGATGAAGAAACTCCAAATTCTATGATGGAAGAAATCATGTATTTTAAAAAACTTCCTTCTAAAGTTTTGTTTATTAATGATCTTAATATTAGCTTTGAATTAATTTCAAATTCTCTAGCCTATGATATAGGGACGGGGTTATTAACAGATAATATGTTAGGTGTTGTTAATAGTGTTGTACTAGAAGATGGTCCAGATATTCAAATTGGATATTTGATAAAAGAAGGAAAAGAACTTAGCCCCCTTGGAAAAGAATATATAGAACTTTTAGAAATAACTATTGAACAAATGAGAAAAAATAGTGAATTATAG
- a CDS encoding toxin-antitoxin system YwqK family antitoxin, whose amino-acid sequence MKKIMCAILIAATFVMSSVAFGKETYKISWDKTTGEYFSYYLDGKIHEKGVYKNNKKLGDWFIFYKNGNMKEKISYKEDKKDGEYFYFYENGQLKYRVTYKDDKEDGNYIIFDKNSKLQELGHFTEGKKTGVAFKFYENGRIKERIFYKNNGDIVRFQYDDDEETTKDIFPNNN is encoded by the coding sequence GTGAAAAAGATTATGTGTGCGATACTCATTGCAGCTACATTCGTTATGAGCAGCGTTGCTTTTGGAAAGGAAACCTATAAAATCTCGTGGGATAAAACTACAGGAGAATATTTTTCATATTATTTAGATGGAAAAATACATGAAAAAGGAGTTTATAAGAATAATAAAAAATTAGGGGACTGGTTTATATTTTATAAGAATGGAAATATGAAAGAAAAAATTTCATATAAAGAAGATAAGAAAGATGGAGAATATTTCTATTTTTATGAAAATGGTCAGTTGAAATATAGAGTGACATATAAAGATGATAAAGAAGATGGTAACTATATAATTTTTGATAAAAATTCAAAATTACAGGAATTAGGACATTTTACTGAAGGTAAAAAAACTGGAGTTGCTTTTAAATTCTATGAAAATGGAAGAATAAAGGAAAGAATATTTTATAAAAACAATGGAGATATAGTGAGATTCCAGTATGATGATGATGAAGAAACAACAAAGGATATATTCCCTAATAACAATTAA
- a CDS encoding RNA polymerase sigma factor, with protein MDFDEIFEQYFDRIYYKILGVVKNPEDAEDISQEVFISVYKNLKKFRADSNIYTWIYKIAINKIYDFFRKRKVELDINEEILALECNSDIDTPLILEERLKELSLQEREIVVLKDIYGYKLKEIADMKNMNISTVKSVYYKAIKDMGGN; from the coding sequence ATGGACTTTGATGAGATTTTTGAACAGTATTTTGATAGGATATATTACAAAATATTAGGTGTGGTAAAGAATCCTGAAGATGCCGAGGATATATCTCAGGAGGTCTTTATAAGTGTTTATAAGAATCTAAAGAAATTTAGAGCTGACAGCAATATTTATACATGGATATATAAAATAGCTATCAACAAAATATATGATTTTTTCAGAAAGAGGAAAGTAGAGCTTGATATAAATGAAGAGATACTTGCCCTTGAATGTAATTCTGATATAGACACACCTCTGATATTAGAGGAACGGCTAAAAGAACTTTCTCTTCAAGAACGAGAGATTGTAGTTTTAAAAGATATATATGGTTATAAGCTTAAGGAAATAGCTGATATGAAAAATATGAATATATCTACAGTAAAATCAGTATATTATAAGGCTATTAAAGATATGGGAGGAAATTAG
- the ispG gene encoding flavodoxin-dependent (E)-4-hydroxy-3-methylbut-2-enyl-diphosphate synthase, with the protein MKKTRAVKVGNIIIGGNNNIVIQSMTNTMTSDVEATVAQIKRLEEAGCQLVRMTINNMEAAEAIKKIRKKVTIPLAADIHFDYKLALAAMENGIDKLRINPGNIGADENVTKVVQMAKEKNIPIRIGVNSGSLEKEILKKYGSPTADAMVESAMYHIGLLEKNDFHDIIVSLKSSNVKMMVEAYRKISEKVNYPLHLGVTEAGTAFQGTVKSAIGIGSLLVDGIGNTIRVSLTEDPVEEIKVAKEILKVLGLIEAGVEIVSCPTCGRTEIDLIDLAKKVEKEFEKENRKIKIAVMGCVVNGPGEAREADYGVAGGKGEGVLFKKGQIVKKVKESEILIELKKLIMEDEENEGKISN; encoded by the coding sequence ATGAAAAAGACAAGAGCAGTAAAAGTTGGAAATATAATAATAGGTGGAAACAATAATATTGTTATCCAGTCTATGACAAACACTATGACAAGTGATGTAGAGGCTACAGTAGCCCAAATAAAAAGACTGGAAGAAGCAGGATGTCAGCTTGTAAGAATGACTATAAATAATATGGAAGCAGCAGAAGCTATAAAAAAAATACGGAAAAAAGTAACAATTCCATTGGCAGCAGATATACATTTTGATTATAAGCTTGCTTTAGCAGCTATGGAAAATGGAATAGATAAACTTAGAATAAATCCTGGAAACATTGGTGCTGATGAAAATGTAACAAAAGTAGTACAAATGGCAAAAGAAAAAAATATACCAATAAGAATAGGGGTAAATTCAGGTTCATTAGAAAAAGAAATATTAAAGAAATATGGGAGCCCAACTGCTGATGCTATGGTAGAAAGTGCAATGTACCATATTGGTTTATTGGAAAAAAATGATTTTCATGATATAATTGTGTCTCTAAAGTCAAGTAATGTAAAAATGATGGTAGAGGCATATAGAAAAATAAGTGAAAAAGTGAATTATCCACTTCATTTAGGAGTAACAGAAGCAGGAACAGCATTTCAAGGAACAGTAAAATCAGCCATTGGGATAGGATCACTTTTAGTAGATGGAATTGGAAATACAATCAGAGTATCTTTGACAGAGGATCCAGTAGAAGAGATAAAAGTAGCAAAAGAAATTCTGAAAGTATTGGGATTGATAGAAGCAGGAGTGGAAATTGTTTCTTGTCCTACTTGTGGAAGAACTGAAATAGATTTGATAGATCTTGCCAAAAAAGTAGAAAAGGAATTTGAAAAAGAAAACCGTAAAATAAAGATAGCTGTTATGGGATGTGTAGTAAACGGACCCGGAGAAGCTAGAGAAGCTGATTATGGTGTAGCTGGAGGAAAAGGAGAAGGTGTACTTTTCAAAAAAGGGCAGATTGTAAAAAAAGTAAAAGAGTCTGAAATATTGATAGAATTAAAAAAATTAATAATGGAGGATGAAGAAAATGAAGGTAAGATATCTAATTAG
- a CDS encoding peptidoglycan DD-metalloendopeptidase family protein translates to MKSKIKVFIILAVVFYFGIEFANPFKEEVVDLKKFTDYYEATEEQNGGVTLLKDSFYTFEKEYNFANEYKAIGFDKKDKESIEKDNERIRETAIEQVIAPEKKLPVKSEYIVKQGDTISEIAEANGMTMTMLLANNPNVSVKNLKIGQKLTIVSENGIFYKVQKGDSLSKIASKFKMKLDDITAYNEIDAKNLKIGQDIFLKNPDIRVLAGSGKSGGVRVASAGFRFPVEYKGVNSPYGSRFHPVLKRYIFHAGVDLKARYVPLRAAQTGKVSYAGYMNGYGKIIILKHSNGYETRYAHLDKIGVKVGQNVNKGELIGKTGMSGRVTGPHLHFEVRKNGKTENPMSYLTRK, encoded by the coding sequence ATGAAATCTAAAATAAAAGTTTTTATAATATTAGCAGTTGTTTTTTATTTTGGAATAGAGTTTGCCAATCCTTTTAAAGAGGAAGTGGTGGATCTAAAAAAGTTTACAGACTACTATGAAGCTACTGAAGAGCAGAATGGTGGAGTTACCTTGCTTAAAGATAGCTTTTATACATTTGAAAAAGAGTATAATTTTGCTAATGAATATAAGGCAATAGGATTTGATAAAAAAGATAAAGAATCTATTGAAAAAGATAATGAAAGAATTAGAGAAACTGCTATTGAACAAGTTATTGCACCTGAAAAAAAATTACCTGTAAAAAGTGAATATATAGTTAAACAGGGAGATACAATTTCTGAAATAGCAGAAGCAAATGGAATGACTATGACTATGCTTCTTGCTAATAATCCAAATGTATCTGTAAAGAATCTAAAGATAGGACAAAAACTAACTATAGTTTCTGAAAATGGAATATTTTATAAAGTTCAAAAGGGAGATTCATTATCTAAAATAGCATCAAAGTTTAAAATGAAACTTGATGATATAACTGCTTATAATGAAATAGATGCAAAAAACCTTAAGATAGGACAGGATATTTTCTTGAAAAATCCTGATATAAGAGTTCTTGCAGGTTCAGGAAAAAGTGGTGGAGTAAGAGTGGCCAGTGCAGGATTTAGATTCCCTGTTGAATATAAGGGAGTAAATAGTCCATATGGAAGCAGATTTCATCCAGTTTTAAAAAGATATATATTCCATGCAGGAGTAGACTTAAAAGCAAGATATGTACCTTTACGTGCAGCTCAAACTGGAAAAGTAAGTTATGCTGGATATATGAATGGATATGGAAAAATAATAATATTGAAACATTCTAATGGCTATGAAACTAGATATGCTCATTTAGATAAAATTGGTGTAAAAGTTGGGCAGAATGTTAATAAAGGTGAATTAATAGGGAAAACAGGAATGTCTGGAAGAGTGACAGGACCTCACCTTCATTTTGAAGTTAGAAAAAATGGAAAAACAGAGAACCCTATGAGTTACTTAACAAGAAAATAA